A portion of the Lolium rigidum isolate FL_2022 chromosome 1, APGP_CSIRO_Lrig_0.1, whole genome shotgun sequence genome contains these proteins:
- the LOC124684287 gene encoding basic blue protein-like, protein MPPSQLLAVALVSVLLLLRQPARAAEYAVGGDGINGWDTGTNYATWAQAQSFVAGDALLFNYVKSQHNVYEVTEAAYRSCDPTPAGSVLATYDTGFDRVVLPEAKTYWFICEVPNHCVGGMKLAVNVSNGAAGAPDGSPTIDVPPPSPSAATRSNWTAASGWLVVLLGVLVNRAG, encoded by the exons ATGCCGCCGTCTCAGCTGCTGGCGGTGGCCTTGGTCTCCGTGCTGCTGCTCCTGCGGCAGCCGGCGCGCGCGGCCGAGTACGCCGTCGGCGGCGACGGCATCAACGGCTGGGACACCGGCACCAACTACGCCACCTGGGCGCAGGCCCAGtccttcgtcgccggcgacgcccTAT TGTTCAACTATGTCAAGAGCCAGCACAACGTGTACGAGGTCACGGAGGCGGCCTACCGGTCCTGCGACccgacccccgccggctccgTGCTCGCCACCTACGACACCGGCTTCGACAGGGTCGTGCTCCCGGAAGCCAAGACCTACTGGTTCATCTGCGAGGTCCCCAACCACTGCGTCGGCGGCATGAAGCTCGCCGTCAACGTCTCCAACGGCGCCGCCGGGGCTCCAGATGGATCGCCGACGATAGACGTGCCACCGCCGTCCCCGTCGGCGGCCACCAGGAGCAACTGGACGGCGGCCTCGGGCTGGTTGGTGGTGCTGCTCGGCGTCCTGGTCAACCGCGCCGGCTAG
- the LOC124662428 gene encoding putative UPF0496 protein 2 — MAKKICLSESNDQTRPSSSSPSLAKSLFIIDTTGTMIDGSHGSSPSISPVRPRQRSAQDVDEEYGRAFKSRSFLDLWSHAHRSLKHNLSSYKLSSRLSSSFSDDQVPANEEPSSCSYAVLNDFVLEPSPETLTRPGHRRSRRCHGRRRVETLLLEYFDVTQEACEACSALLAAAGAAQRHHLVLRRLLLRLGAEGDDRAAAARDALARHIGGDNPLSPAGRRLTGFNDAHARCAPLSRRLVATRRRLRRLARAARIARCAAATAIVGASAAAVVAAIVLAAHAVVGVGAAAALTFCATSTTRPSARRSFSIKKLARRCHRGRRRRHARAGEAAVDAAARGAYILGRDLDTVSRMVRRAHDELEHGRDMARIAVAAGADGGERPPLLLQEVAREEEECGEDLRCQLEELEEHACLCLLTINRSRRRVTQEMTAPPHDGSPSTETTSKD; from the exons AGAAGATTTGTCTAAGCGAATCCAACGATCAAACGAGGCcttcttcttcatccccttcgttgGCTAAATCCTTGTTCATCATCGACACAA CAGGCACGATGATCGATGGGAGTCACGGCTCATCGCCGTCAATCTCGCCGGTGCGGCCACGGCAGCGCAGCGCGCAGGACGTCGACGAGGAGTACGGGCGCGCCTTCAAGTCGAGATCCTTCCTGGACCTCTGGTCGCACGCCCACCGCAGCCTAAAGCACAATCTCTCCTCCTACAAGCTGTCCTCCAGGCTCAGCTCTAGCTTCAGTGACGATCAAGTGCCAGCCAATGAGGAGCCGTCGTCGTGCTCGTACGCCGTGCTCAACGACTTTGTACTTGAGCCGAGCCCGGAGACGctcactcgtcccggacaccggcGGAGTAGACGGTGCCATGGACGACGCCGGGTGGAGACCCTCCTGCTCGAGTACTTCGACGTCACACAAGAGGCCTGCGAGGCGTGCTCCGCGCTGCTAGCGGCAGCCGGAGCCGCGCAGCGGCACCACCTCGTGctccggcgcctcctcctccggctcggCGCCGAAGGAGATGATCGTGCCGCAGCCGCAAGGGACGCACTGGCGCGGCACATTGGCGGGGACAACCCGCTCTCGCCGGCAGGACGCCGACTGACCGGGTTTAACGACGCGCACGCGCGCTGCGCCCCGCTCTCGAGGCGCCTCGTGGCGACGCGGCGCCGGCTGCGGAGGCTCGCCCGGGCTGCCCGGATCGCACGGTGCGCGGCCGCCACGGCCATTGTCGGCGCGTCTGCCGCGGCCGTTGTGGCTGCGATCGTCCTTGCCGCGCACGCCGTCGTTGGCGTCGGCGCGGCCGCCGCTCTTACCTTCTGCGCCACCAGCACCACCAGGCCCTCGGCGCGCCGGTCATTCTCCATCAAGAAGTTGGCTCGCCGCTGCCACCGTGGACGGCGGAGGCGACATGCCCGCGCGGGGGAGGCAGCGGTGgacgcggcggcgcggggcgcgtACATCTTGGGTCGCGACCTGGACACTGTGAGCCGCATGGTGCGTCGCGCGCACGACGAGCTGGAGCACGGGCGCGACATGGCGCGCATCGCGGTGGCGGCAGGTGCGGACGGCGGCGagcggccgccgctgctgctgcaagAGGTggcgagagaggaggaggagtgcggggAGGATCTGCGGTGCCAGCTCGAGGAGCTGGAGGAGCACGCATGCCTCTGCCTCCTCACCATCAACCGGAGCAGGAGGAGAGTGACGCAGGAGATGACTGCGCCTCCTCATGATGGGTCgccgtcgacggagacgacgtcCAAAGATTAG